Sequence from the Cervus canadensis isolate Bull #8, Minnesota chromosome 3, ASM1932006v1, whole genome shotgun sequence genome:
atTTCATTAGCATCACAATTTTAAAAGCAACACAATCTCTTTAAGGCTGCTGTTATTAATTTATCACTAGTTCCCTTCTTTAGCATCTTTGGTGTTCTAAGCAAATCACATTTGCTAAATGTGATTTCCTAAAGCACATCAGATAATAGGGATTTGAAATAATAGAAAGAATAGTTCTGCCCATGTCTGGGATTAAACCCATCCATGTTTACAATCCTGTGTCTGGGCCAGTTTCATAATCCACAAGACCAAAacacatatattaatttttcctcCCATATATATCTTTTCTCAGGACTGGATAGATAATTATTATTGTGTATTCCCACAATAATAACTTGATCTTTTCCCAGGTTTCTTCAACTGGATTCTGCTTTCAAGTTTGTAGATTTTCAGTATCCTTACATATGTTGCTATCAATTTAACCATTAGAAATTTACTATGAGAAATTTTGTCCTTTGAACTAGGTACCTTCTTTTGTAGTTTACCAGTTCCAttccaagaataaaaaaaaacttctaaaatccCAAGAACCTCTGAAGTAATAGTTTCTACTTCTTAGTAACATATACAGTAGACCCCAAGTGAAAGGGATTACTTGAAAATTACTCAGCACCTCTCTCACCATGGTAATTCAGCCTGCTATAATATTGTGCAATtcagtatttattcttttctttaaaaagcctgTTTCAGATTTTTATGATCAAGTTGGCTGAGCTTCCCCTAGTGTCTCGTGTTTGGGAAGCATAGATCCTTCACAGAAGTCCTTTATTCTGGTATCTGAAACCATAGCCTGGAATAACCAGTCGGTGTCATCTGTATAGTCCAGCTGTTCTCTTACCCTACTTCCTCTTCCAAAGTTAACTACTTTTTATTGGAACAGATAAAAAGCACATGACCCCTAATCTTCCATTTTTACTCAGATCTCTTGTAATTCTCTTTCAGGTTGCTTTTGGTTATCTCCCGTGTGAGAGAAGTGACTTGTGAAACAAGTGACACCAGTAGTCTTAGGTGTTTTTATTAGAGTTTTCTTGTTACATCTTGGATATTTTTCAAGAATAATTCCTGTTCTCCTTTACTTTGATTAGGTTTATTTATGGCCATTCTGTATTCTTTGGGAGGCAGTTTTTGATTGATATTTTTGCCACTTTTCCATTCCCTAACTGCCTCAAGTTAGTTGCTGTTCTTACTGCTCTTTGTAAGCTACACCAGAAGTCACCAGTGCTTTTCTAATTGCTTTTGCTACCTTTGTTACCCTTGACACTCTAGTTTTTGACACCCTGCTTCTCTTGCCCAGAGTAGCATTATACTGACTGGCTTGTTCTTATTTCTTTGATGAATGTTTCTCAACCTTTTGTCATTCTTACTTTTTCTTCTAATAGAACTCTACCTCAGGTTGGTCATTGGGAATCTAGGTgggtttttcttttagttttttagtCTCTCTCATGTAACTTACTTGGCTTTAACACatgacattttgtaaataattcacAGTCTGTTGCATTAATGCCTGACCTTCTTCATAGTTTCAGTAATATTAAATACTTAACtgattattatattatttctgtTTGACTCAGCTGCCTACACCTTCAATTAAACATATCTAAAATTTAACTCACCTTTTTTACAAGATTAACTTTTTTCCTCCATCTTACAATTTTCCTCTCAATggttaacaatattttttttcatttacttgaaaATAAAGAGCTAGCTTTGATTCTTTTCCTGTCTAAGAAAGGAGCAGCAAAgaacgagatggttagatagcatcacccccTCAATGAACGTGAAttggagcaaattctgggagatagttgaggacggaggagcctggcatgctgcagtccacagggtcgcagagtcagacacaacttagcaactaaaaaacaacagtcTGCTTCCTACTCTTATTGCCAGTGTTCAGAAAATCACCTGatcttgtttggttttttgtaaAAGCTTTTGTATCCATTTCTGCCATCCTCAGTCAGGTGGTTCTTACTTCTAACATAGATTTACGGTAGCCTAGAAAGCAGTTTTCTGGTCTCCAGCCTTTGGCTCTTGAGATCTGTCAGTACAGAGTACTCATTCTAGAATATGTTTTATTATGCTAGTGAATCCATGCTCAGAACCCTTCAGCATTCTTCATTATCTACAGGGAAGTTCAGTAAAAAGTTTTGGCTTTGCTGTTGGGCTTGCATGATCTTACCCCCGAcgcaggattgaacccaggcccaagcagtgaaagcactgggtcctaaccattgaactgccagggaattccctcttggGTCTCATTTTAAAAGCCTCTGTGATCTAAATGCCTGAACCTCTTAGGTTCAGCtgtacccccccaaaaaagttctTTTGTTGTACCCTGACTCACTACTTCATCCACTTTAAGGCATTTCTCACTTGTCCTTGAGGTGCCCAGGCTGTTTGTTGTGACGCCACACTTCAGATCTCTATAGGCTTTTCTCTACGTACAGTAatactgtttgcattttttttttcatctctcccCTATATGTGGACATTTTAGTTTGTATTCTTCATAACATAATTGCCTTTACAGCATATTTTCTTGCATGTAATAAATTTTTAGGAAACTGTCCTGTATATTTTTAGGATATTATTTGAGTAAATTGAAATTTTAACAGCTTTGTTGAGAGCTAATTTATATACAATTAAGTATTTCAGTATATTTAAAGAGCTGTACAACCATCTCTACAATctaatttgaaatatttccatCACTTTATGCCCACTTATAGTCAGTCACTCACCTTTCTTACCCATGGCCCTAGGTAACTACTAATCTCCCTTCTGCCTCTGTATATTTGCTTTTGggggatatttcatataaatggaatcatataggaTGTGGACTTTTGGATCTGCCTTTCACTGACCATACTGATCTTAAGGTTTACCTGTGAACATATTAAAGAGTTCCTTTTATTGCTAAATTCCATTGTGTGACTATAAGGAgtaaattaattttgatattatCATTCAGAATGGCATAGTGGAATAGTTTGGTATAGCTTTGGCACTGGATTATACTTTTCTGTTGCCTCCCTCAAAAGTTTTTCCTGTAAGTTGTCCATCAGCAAATACCCTAAATAAACATTCTATGTGGTCTAgtttgggtggtttttttttttagctctactTTTGTTTCCCCCTCCCACCCTTACTGTAGGGCCATGTTCATGAGTGGACTAAGTGAAAgcaaacagacacacatacacctgAGGAATGTGGATTCAGCCACCTTACAGATAATAATAACCTATACATACACGGGTAACTTGGCAATAAATGACAGCACTGTAGAACAGCTTTATGAAACAGCTTGCTTCCTGCAGGTAAGCAGTTTTTTCTCTCACTTGTATGTGTTAactgtggtttatttttcttaagaaacatTGTTTCATCAGTGATGTCTTATAGCTATGTAATTTTATTGCAGATTTTAGAATGTAAAGTTTTTCTTCTCGTTTTAAAAggtgtaaaagaaaaacaatagaatttgATCGTCTAGTAAACTTAGTTTTATGATGGGAACTTTACTGAAAAGATAGGTGAAAATTTCATATTAGTTTCATATTCTGCCTAGTATACCACAGAATTTAGATCTTAAGTAAAAAGTTTTTAACAGTGTTACTAAATTTAAACGCTTTTGTGTTTTGGCTAAAAGCTTAGATATGCTAATTTTTGATGGTATTACTTTTCATGGAAAATGTCAAGATTATTAAGTTATCGTACAAATATTTGTAATAGCATGAGAACACACTGAGCTATTAAgaattaaactaaaataaaaagtgatgatatatttacatatgatAGGCTATTTCACTCTCTCACTCTTTGTTTCCCcttcaacatttttattatttatttttggccatgccatgtggcttgtggaatcttagtttctgaaccagggatggaacctgtgctccctgcagtggaagcagagtcttatcactggaccagcagggactCCCACccttcaacatttctttttaaattttaagaggcatataaaaatattttccaggacttctggtggtccattggttaagaatccacacttccactgcaggggatataggcttgatccctggccgggaaactaagatcccacatgctgtatgatgtgactaaataaatatttttctcatttcctttcctatttggaataattctttgtattttcagAAATAAGTTTCTCCAAAGGGAGAATCATCAAACTGAAGGTTAAATTTTGGTAGCATAGTTCATGATATCTAGTGGGTACTGGATAAATGCTTGCTGAATAAACATCAGTGATATTGGTTGAGCACCAGTTTAAGTAGCTTTCCTCCTTTTTAGTTTGTactcttctccctgcctcccaaTTGTGCAGTGTCCTACTGTACCTGTAATTctggggaaactgaagcccatggTAGCTTCCTGGTGCTTTACAATGGAAGACATTGATATCCTGAATCCAAACCTAAAAGGGAGAAATGCCTACTCTAAGCACTGCCTTCTATAATTTAAatgatttcattactttttttaaaagccaagaaCTAAAAGAAGGTATTTTTAGAATTGCTAAATAATTGaggaattttaagaaatatgGGTTTCAGAACACTGTTACTGTAAATAGTGacatctttccttattttttttttaatcatgttaaTGAAACCCTTAGACATAGGCTTACCCAAATGCAAACCCAGACTCTGCCTCCATGACTAAGGTTGCCCTGGCAAGTCTGGGATGGGGCATTTTATGACTGCCAACATGGCTTTCACTATTAACTGCATGAAATGTTTTTATATGCCAGATACTATACTGATGCTATATATCGGTTCTCATCTAATCCTAAAATAATCAATCACTTAAAGGATTTCCCCATTTTATGCAGGAGaaagctgaggcttagagaagaaAGCTACTTGTCTGATATTATACAAGTGTTGACTGGCCTATCCAAGTTTTGAATCCAAGCAACGTGACTTCTTATCACAAACTGTTTCTAGTTAATCACTGTGATCTGGAATAAATATAGTAGGTAGCACTTGTAACTCAACTGAGATCTGTTTTGTCTTGAGAAAAAACAAATCTAGGAAACTTTGAGTGGCTAAGATGGTTGTTAAATGTAGATTATTTATAACTCcacttgactgttttcttttgattGGTTATCCTAGTGCACCAGGTAAGAAAGGCAAATAACCATCGTTAGGCATTGTGTATTTCTGCCTTTTTATGAATATCTTATACATGTTGACAAAACCAGATTCTCACTTCTCAACAATAATCATTtcctataccaatttacattgttCTTACTTGGTTTTTTcagttacatattttttaaagcctaAAAGTATTTAACTTATGCATGAATTTCCTTACCTTTAGGCTGTTTAGGTTTTTAAGAGCCGTTTATtggggggtcttgtttttgtgcagcatgtgggatatgggattttagttccctgaccagggatcaaacccgcatcccctgcagtggaagctcagactCTTAaacactggggaagtccccaagaGCCTATCTAATGTTATACTACTGACTCCTAAATAGGGCAGTTAAGTAGGCCACTAGacaggaagaaaaatgcaaaacaatacatagtgaaagtcgcttagttgtgtccgactctttgtgaccccatgaactgtagcctgccaggctcctctgtccatggaattctccaggccagaatactggagtgggtagccattcctttctccaaccaagagatcgaacccaggtctcccgcattgcagacgaattctttaccttctgagccaccaggaaagcccctgcaCAGTCTTCTAGTTTTTTATTACTGGAAGACACTATCTCTTAGCCCAAACATGTGtacctaaaaataaaactacagtatAAGGATCTGATTAATACACTTGTGTGTTACATAACAAATGTTTAGCTTGCCTTTATCAGCCttgtttttcccccatttttaggTAGAAGATGTGTTACAACGTTGTCgagaatatttaattaaaaaaataaatgcagagaatTGTGTGCGATTATTGAGTTTTGCTGATCTGTTCAGCTGTGAGGAATTAAAACAAAGTGCTAAAAGGATGGTGGAGCACAAGTTCACGGCTGTGTatcatcaggaagctttcatgcAGCTGTCACATGATCTACTGATAGACATTCTCAGTAGTGACAATTTAAATGTAGAAAAGGAGGAGACAGTTCGTGAAGCTGCTATGCTGTGGCTGGAGTACAACACAGAATCACGATCCCAGTATTTGTCTTCGGTTCTTAGCCAAATCAGAATTGATGCACTTTCAGAAGTAACACAGAGAGCTTGGTTTCAAGGTCTGCCACCCAATGATAAGTCAGTTGTTGTTCAAGGTCTGTATAAGTCCATGCCCAAGTTTTTCAAACCAAGACTTGGAATGACTAAAGAGGAGATGATGATTTTCATTGAAGCATCTTCAGAAAATCCTTGTAGTCTTTACTCTTCAGTCTGTTACAGTCCCCAAGCAGAAAAAGTTTACAAGCTATGCAGCCCACCAGCTGATTTACATAAGGTTGGGACCGTTGTAACACCTGATAATGACATCTATATAGCAGGTGGTCAGGTTCctctgaaaaacacaaaaacaaatcaCAGTAAAACAAGCAAACTTCAGACTGCCTTTAGAACTGTGAATTGCTTTTATTGGTTTGATGCACAGCAAAATACCTGGTTTCCAAAGACCCCGATGCTCTTTGTCCGCGTAAAGCCATCTTTGGTTTGCTGTGAAGGCTATATCTATGCAATCGGAGGAGATAGTGTGGGTGGAGAACTTAATCGGAGGACTGtagaaagatatgacactgagaaGGATGAATGGACAATGGTAAGCCCTTTGCCTTGTGCTTGGCAGTGGAGTGCAGCAGTTGTAGTTCATGACTGCATTTATGTGATGACCCTGAACCTCATGTATTGTTATTTTCCAAGGTCTGATTCATGGGTAGAAATGGCCATGAGACAGACGAGCAGGTCTTTTGCTTCAGCTGCAGCTTTCGGTGATAAAATTTTCTATATCGGAGGGTTGCACATTGCTACCAATTCTGGCATAAGACTCCCCTCTGGCACTGTAGATGGGTCTTCAGTAACTGTGGAAGTCTATGATGTGAATAAAAATGAGTGGAAAATGGCAGCCAACATCCCTGCTAAGAGGTACTCAGATCCCTGTGTGAGAGCTGTTGTAATCTCaaattctctgtgtgtgtttatgcgaGAAACCCACTTAAATGAGAGAGCTAAATACGTCACTTACCAATACGATCTGGAACTTGACCGGTGGTCTCTGCGGCAACATATATCTGAACGTGTACTCTGGGACCTAGGGAGAGATTTTCGATGCACTGTGGGGAAACTGTATCCATCCTGCCTTGAAGAATCTCCATGGAAACCACCAACGTACCTTTTTTCACCGGATGGAACAGAGGA
This genomic interval carries:
- the KBTBD2 gene encoding kelch repeat and BTB domain-containing protein 2 translates to MSTQEEKQINTEYAVSLLEQLKLFYEQQLFTDIVLIVEGTEFPCHKMVLATCSSYFRAMFMSGLSESKQTHIHLRNVDSATLQIIITYTYTGNLAINDSTVEQLYETACFLQVEDVLQRCREYLIKKINAENCVRLLSFADLFSCEELKQSAKRMVEHKFTAVYHQEAFMQLSHDLLIDILSSDNLNVEKEETVREAAMLWLEYNTESRSQYLSSVLSQIRIDALSEVTQRAWFQGLPPNDKSVVVQGLYKSMPKFFKPRLGMTKEEMMIFIEASSENPCSLYSSVCYSPQAEKVYKLCSPPADLHKVGTVVTPDNDIYIAGGQVPLKNTKTNHSKTSKLQTAFRTVNCFYWFDAQQNTWFPKTPMLFVRVKPSLVCCEGYIYAIGGDSVGGELNRRTVERYDTEKDEWTMVSPLPCAWQWSAAVVVHDCIYVMTLNLMYCYFPRSDSWVEMAMRQTSRSFASAAAFGDKIFYIGGLHIATNSGIRLPSGTVDGSSVTVEVYDVNKNEWKMAANIPAKRYSDPCVRAVVISNSLCVFMRETHLNERAKYVTYQYDLELDRWSLRQHISERVLWDLGRDFRCTVGKLYPSCLEESPWKPPTYLFSPDGTEEFEMDGEMVALPPV